A single Brassica rapa cultivar Chiifu-401-42 chromosome A04, CAAS_Brap_v3.01, whole genome shotgun sequence DNA region contains:
- the LOC103863595 gene encoding probable magnesium transporter NIPA2 → MEEMSPDNIHGLILAVSSSIFIGSSFIIKKKGLKKAGVSGPRAGEGGYGYLCEPWWWAGMITMIVGEIANFAAYAFAPAILVTPLGALSIIFSSVLAHFILQEKLHMFGILGCVLCVVGSTTIVLHAPHEQDIESVKQVWYLATEPGFLAYSAVVIVVVLALIFYYEPRYGKTHMIVYVGICSLMGSLTVMSVKAVAIAIKLTFSGMNQFKYFHAWIFIIVVTICCLLQINYLNKALDNFNTAVISPVYYVMFTTFTILASMIMFKDWASQSGLQIATELCGFVTILSGTFLLHKTKDMGNSASIRGATSQSPRETPVFINSGSTRSSNSNL, encoded by the exons ATGGAGGAGATGTCACCTGATAATATACACGGGCTCATTTTAGCTGTGTCTTCCAGTATATTCATCGGTTCTAGCTTCATCATCAAGAAAAAAGGTCTCAAGAAGGCTGGTGTCAGCGGACCCAGAGCAG GTGAAGGAGGGTATGGGTACTTATGTGAACCTTGGTGGTGGGCTGGGATGATAACTA TGATTGTTGGGGAGATAGCAAACTTTGCAGCTTATGCATTTGCACCTGCTATTCTAGTGACACCTTTGGGAGCGTTAAGTATTATTTTCAG TTCAGTGCTTGCACATTTTATTTTGCAAGAGAAGTTGCATATGTTTGGTATACTTGGCTGCGTCCTCTGTGTTGTTGGATCCACAACGATTGTCCTACATGCACCCCACGAGCAGGACATTGAATCAGTCAAGCAAGTATGGTACCTTGCTACCGAACCAG GCTTCCTTGCATACTCTGCTGTGGTGATAGTTGTGGTACTTGCTCTGATCTTCTACTACGAGCCGCGTTATGGGAAGACGCATATGATAGTATACGTTGGGATTTGCTCATTAATGGGTTCGCTTACT GTGATGAGTGTTAAAGCTGTGGCCATCGCCATAAAGCTGACGTTTTCCGGGATGAACCAGTTCAAGTACTTCCACGCATGGATCTTCATCATAGTAGTGACCATATGTTGCCTTTTGCAAATCAACTACTTGAACAag GCTCTGGATAATTTCAACACCGCAGTCATATCTCCAGTGTACTATGTTATGTTTACAACATTCACCATCTTAGCTAGTATGATCATGTTCAAG GACTGGGCTTCTCAGAGCGGATTGCAAATTGCCACCGAGCTATGTGGCTTTGTGACCATTTTATCAGGAACATTTCTTCTCCACAAGACAAAAGACATGGGAAACAGTGCCAGCATACGTGGCGCCACGTCCCAGTCTCCTAGAGAGACTCCTGTGTTTATCAACTCAGGTTCCACTCGCAGTTCAAATTCCAATCTTTAG
- the LOC117133320 gene encoding B3 domain-containing protein REM2-like produces the protein MVFHVTPFGPSCCELQYTHPHIIKEEADAGDADDNEIRGTGAMSSFSFDYCFLAEYLLKRATSSTALNKQCQEMILVNKEGNSWTASLRFSESGGMYYITRGWGKLCRDNRCGIGDLFVFNLVGDGKTTPLLCVCPESKECSELLSKHLSRKRGDIASSSRVN, from the exons ATGGTGTTTCATGTCACTCCTTTTGGTCCTAGCTGTTGTGAGCTTCAGTATACACATCCTCACATCATCAAGGAAGAAGCTGACGCGGGTGATGCTGATGACAATGAGATTA gAGGAACAGGGGCAATGTCTTCGTTCTCATTCGACTACTGTTTTTTGGCTGAG TATCTTCTTAAGCGAGCTACGAGTTCTACTGCTTTGAACAAACAATGCCAAGAGATGATACTAGTGAACAAAGAGGGAAATTCATGGACTGCGAGTTTGCGATTTAGCGAATCAGGCGGCATGTATTACATCACACGAGGCTGGGGAAAGTTATGTCGTGATAACAGATGCGGCATAGGAGACTTATTTGTGTTCAATCTGGTTGGAGATGGGAAAACTACTCCATTGTTGTGTGTATGTCCGGAAAGTAAAGAGTGTTCTGAACTACTCAGCAAACACTTGAGCAGAAAGCGTG GTGACATTGCTTCAAGCTCACGGGTGAATTAG
- the LOC103863597 gene encoding auxin-responsive protein SAUR15: MAFLRSLFDTKQIIRQSLTTESSTPKGFLAVYVGKNLKKKRFFVPVYYLSKPSFQALLRKAEEEFGFDHPTGGLSLPCDEAFFFTLTSQIR; this comes from the coding sequence ATGGCATTCTTGAGGAGTCTTTTTGATACTAAGCAAATAATTCGTCAGTCTCTTACTACTGAATCATCAACACCTAAAGGTTTCTTAGCTGTCTACGTTGgaaaaaatctgaagaagaagagatttttTGTTCCGGTTTACTACCTGAGCAAACCATCTTTCCAAGCTTTGCTGAGGAAAGCAGAAGAAGAGTTTGGCTTTGATCATCCAACCGGTGGTTTAAGCTTGCCATGCGATGAAGCTTTCTTCTTCACTCTTACTTCTCAGATTCGTTAG
- the LOC103863680 gene encoding glutathione S-transferase T3-like produces MDSNPYRQTSKFGELLNSQQETVFSFSQDNVSLSSSQVPVFVFQATEETPAGRRERRIWTTVDDVVLISSWLNTSKEPIVGNEQRCGTFWKRIAAYFAASPKLSDREHREASHCKQCWQKINDVVNKFCGAYEAASREKSSGQNENDVLECDDSAQSSSSHANETTIAEDDQGSNRPPGVKASKGHGKKKMAEGKTLSEFRSMWSIKKENLAMKEKLSKMKLLDSLIAKQEPLAEYEEALKKKLINELLA; encoded by the exons ATGGATTCTAATCCATATAGACAAACATCCAAATTTGGTGAACTGCTTAACAGTCAACAAGAAACTGTATTTAGTTTTTCACAAGATAATGTCTCACTATCTTCATCACAAGTCCCGGTTTTTGTCTTTCAAGCGACTGAAGAGACTCCTGCAGGGCGTAGGGAAAGGAGGATTTGGACGACAGTAGATGATGTTGTGCTAATCAGCTCGTGGTTAAACACAAGCAAAGAACCTATTGTAGGGAACGAGCAAAGATGTGGTACATTCTGGAAAAGGATTGCAGCTTACTTTGCTGCAAGTCCTAAGCTCTCAGACCGTGAACACAGAGAGGCAAGTCATTGTAAGCAGTGCTGGCAGAAGATCAACGACGTTGTCAACAAGTTTTGTGGGGCTTATGAAGCCGCAAGTAGAGAGAAAAGCTCAGGTCAAAATGAGAATGATGTTCTAGAA TGTGATGACAGTGCACAATCATCAAGCTCTCACGCTAATGAAACCACCATTGCTGAGGATGATCAAGGAAGCAACCGACCACCGGGTGTTAAGGCATCAAAGGGCCATGGTAAGAAGAAGATGGCAGAGGGGAAGACATTGTCTGAGTTTCGGAGTATGTGGAGCATCAAGAAGGAGAATTTGGCTATGAAAGAAAAACTTTCTAAGATGAAGCTACTTGACAGTTTAATTGCAAAACAAGAACCCCTAGCTGAGTATGAAGAAGCTCTAAAGAAGAAGCTCATTAATGAGTTGTTGGCCTAA